A portion of the Deinococcus peraridilitoris DSM 19664 genome contains these proteins:
- a CDS encoding tyrosine-type recombinase/integrase yields MSKRHAEVQRALEEFDVEVALRLVRGHARRGVVSDHTLEAYRTGLLQFFRYLQEQRLTVLGFDRLEAGLYRDTLRRRHKAATVIARLAPVRQLYRALQIEEIAPGDPFAEVVVAKPSDAPPRPYTPDEIRQMLTCPLTPTEETLLLLGANAGLRRDEMLKLTWGDVDLAGGRLRVFGKGKKERSVRISRSLRAALERLREATGKPATESRVLGLDTTHQLVYALEKIVARAHVQWRGVHSLRRAAGSRLHRETGSLQAAQKLLGHASIETTTRYTYHDETHDATVEDW; encoded by the coding sequence GTGAGTAAGCGTCACGCCGAAGTGCAGCGCGCCCTCGAGGAATTTGATGTCGAGGTGGCGCTCCGACTGGTTCGTGGTCATGCCCGGCGTGGTGTCGTCAGCGACCATACCCTGGAGGCCTACCGCACTGGCCTGCTGCAGTTTTTCCGTTACCTGCAAGAGCAGCGACTGACCGTGCTTGGTTTCGACCGCCTCGAGGCCGGACTGTACCGTGACACCTTGCGACGCCGCCACAAAGCCGCTACGGTGATCGCCCGACTGGCTCCGGTGCGTCAGCTGTACCGCGCCCTGCAGATCGAGGAAATCGCGCCCGGCGATCCTTTTGCCGAAGTGGTGGTCGCCAAGCCCAGCGACGCGCCACCTCGCCCCTACACCCCCGACGAGATAAGGCAGATGCTGACCTGTCCACTGACGCCGACCGAGGAAACGCTTTTGCTGCTCGGGGCCAACGCTGGCCTGCGCCGTGACGAGATGCTCAAGCTGACCTGGGGTGATGTCGATTTGGCTGGGGGACGCCTGCGGGTGTTCGGAAAAGGAAAGAAAGAGCGCTCGGTACGCATCTCGCGCTCCTTGCGTGCAGCACTCGAACGGCTTCGGGAAGCGACAGGCAAACCGGCCACGGAGTCCCGCGTCCTGGGGCTCGATACCACCCATCAGCTGGTGTACGCGCTGGAAAAAATCGTGGCGCGAGCGCACGTCCAGTGGCGTGGCGTTCATTCGCTGCGCCGGGCTGCCGGTTCACGGCTGCACCGTGAAACCGGCAGCCTCCAGGCGGCCCAGAAGCTGCTGGGACATGCTTCGATTGAGACTACGACGCGCTATACCTACCACGACGAAACTCATGACGCCACGGTCGAGGATTGGTGA
- a CDS encoding PhzF family phenazine biosynthesis protein — protein sequence MIAYCQVSAFTETPGHGNQAGVVVSAQHLSDIEMQGFAARLGVPETVFITDRAPGTVRVRYFTPTQEIEFCGHATVALGLVLVSQGLWQGEDLQVNTLIGQIPLSLEAERGVPKRIWMQQRQLEVRPVPRELRKRIAGALGIDERLLHRGLPLSSASTGLWTTFVPVVDSFVVDALDPDMHEITALSRELGVTGLHPYAPVKPDTFYTRDFSPLVGIPEDPVTGSSSGALIALLTAAGTLPRRGNTTHGYCLQGHAMGSPGEVIVEVRLDREQISCIRVGGCAVLEHEGRL from the coding sequence ATGATCGCCTATTGCCAGGTGAGTGCCTTCACGGAGACGCCCGGTCACGGCAACCAAGCCGGCGTCGTGGTGTCGGCACAACACCTTTCCGACATCGAGATGCAGGGCTTCGCCGCTCGGCTGGGAGTGCCCGAAACCGTCTTCATCACGGACCGGGCGCCCGGCACCGTCCGGGTCCGCTATTTCACACCCACCCAGGAGATTGAATTTTGTGGCCACGCCACCGTGGCCCTCGGACTTGTGCTGGTTTCACAGGGACTATGGCAGGGTGAAGACCTCCAGGTGAACACGTTGATCGGCCAGATCCCCCTCTCGCTCGAAGCTGAACGGGGTGTGCCCAAACGCATCTGGATGCAGCAGCGTCAACTGGAGGTCCGGCCGGTGCCCCGTGAACTGCGCAAGCGTATCGCGGGCGCCCTGGGCATTGACGAGCGTCTCCTCCACCGTGGCCTGCCCCTCTCAAGTGCCAGCACCGGACTGTGGACGACTTTCGTGCCCGTGGTCGACAGCTTCGTCGTCGACGCTCTCGATCCGGATATGCACGAAATTACAGCACTCAGCCGCGAGCTTGGCGTGACCGGCCTGCATCCTTACGCCCCTGTCAAACCCGACACCTTTTACACCCGCGACTTCAGCCCGCTGGTCGGCATTCCCGAAGATCCCGTGACGGGCAGCTCCTCGGGTGCGCTGATCGCGCTCCTGACCGCCGCCGGAACCTTGCCCCGTCGCGGCAACACCACCCACGGATACTGCCTGCAGGGCCACGCGATGGGCAGCCCCGGCGAGGTGATCGTGGAAGTGCGGCTCGATCGCGAGCAGATCTCGTGCATCCGGGTCGGCGGGTGCGCGGTGCTCGAACACGAAGGCCGTCTCTGA
- the aspS gene encoding aspartate--tRNA ligase, translated as MKRTGYIEEITESWIGQNVVLQGWVARRRDLGKLIFIELRDRSGTVQVEIEPGSAAFANAEKVRAEYVVEVEGELRLRPEGQRKEGLGAFELVARRLEVLNEARTPPFELDAGERVSEDVRLRYRYLDLRRPEMFRNFLLRSKVVAAVTRFLDQEGFLNVETPMLTKSTPEGARDFLVPSRLNQGEFYALPQSPQLFKQLLMISGFDRYYQIARCFRDEDLRSDRQPDFTQLDLEMSFVGQDDILDLNERLLRHVFQSVLDVELPSPFPRLTYFEAMDCYGSDKPDLRFESAFVDVTDLFRGASFKAFADAVAAGGSVKVLRAPELTRKQIDELERVAKQNGARGLAWLRRDADGFGGGISKFVEAQREQLLSRTGVQTGETLLFSAGEWRGAVEALGAVRIALRDLFDLAAKGPRFHIAWVTDFPQLDRDPETGKWTYMHHPFTAPHPADEQYFGTEQQGRIRAQAYDLVLNGFEVGGGSVRIHDPKVQTRMFEAIGFSEAQAREKFGFFMDALEYGTPPHGGIAWGLDRLVMVMSGASSIREVIAFPKNNRGSDLMAEAPGPVEEAQLADLGLALRRD; from the coding sequence GTGAAACGCACCGGATACATCGAGGAAATCACCGAAAGCTGGATCGGACAGAACGTCGTCCTGCAAGGCTGGGTCGCGCGTCGGCGTGATTTGGGCAAACTGATCTTTATCGAGCTGCGCGACCGCAGCGGCACGGTCCAGGTGGAAATCGAGCCGGGCAGCGCCGCTTTTGCGAACGCCGAGAAGGTGCGTGCGGAGTACGTGGTCGAGGTCGAGGGCGAGCTGCGGCTGCGTCCCGAAGGGCAGCGCAAGGAGGGCCTGGGGGCCTTTGAGCTGGTGGCCCGGCGACTCGAGGTGCTCAACGAAGCCCGCACGCCCCCGTTCGAGCTGGACGCCGGTGAGCGGGTCAGCGAGGACGTCCGCTTGCGCTACCGTTACCTCGATTTGCGCCGACCGGAGATGTTTCGCAATTTTCTGCTGCGCTCCAAGGTCGTGGCGGCCGTTACCCGCTTTCTCGACCAGGAGGGCTTTCTGAATGTCGAGACGCCCATGCTTACCAAGAGCACGCCCGAGGGCGCGCGCGACTTTCTGGTCCCTTCGCGTCTCAACCAGGGCGAGTTCTACGCGCTGCCGCAGTCACCGCAGCTTTTCAAGCAGCTGCTGATGATCTCGGGCTTCGACCGTTACTATCAGATCGCGCGCTGTTTTCGCGACGAGGATTTACGCTCCGACCGGCAGCCCGATTTCACCCAGCTCGATCTGGAAATGAGCTTTGTCGGACAAGACGACATCCTCGACCTCAACGAGCGTCTGCTGCGCCACGTCTTTCAGAGCGTGCTGGACGTCGAGCTGCCCTCGCCTTTTCCCCGTCTGACGTACTTCGAGGCCATGGATTGCTACGGCTCGGACAAGCCGGACCTGCGCTTCGAGTCCGCCTTTGTCGACGTGACCGACCTCTTTCGCGGTGCGTCGTTCAAGGCATTCGCCGATGCCGTAGCAGCGGGCGGCTCGGTCAAAGTACTGCGCGCTCCAGAACTGACGCGCAAGCAGATCGACGAACTGGAACGGGTGGCCAAACAGAACGGCGCACGTGGCCTGGCCTGGCTGCGCCGTGACGCGGACGGCTTCGGCGGTGGCATCAGCAAGTTCGTCGAGGCGCAGCGTGAACAACTGCTGAGCCGCACGGGTGTACAGACCGGTGAGACCCTGCTCTTCTCGGCCGGTGAATGGCGTGGCGCCGTCGAGGCGTTGGGCGCGGTGCGTATCGCGCTGCGTGACCTATTTGACCTGGCAGCAAAGGGACCCCGGTTTCACATTGCCTGGGTCACCGACTTTCCGCAGCTCGACCGTGACCCGGAAACGGGAAAGTGGACGTATATGCACCACCCTTTCACTGCCCCCCATCCAGCGGACGAGCAGTACTTTGGCACCGAGCAGCAGGGCCGGATCCGGGCACAGGCCTACGACCTGGTGCTCAACGGCTTTGAGGTCGGCGGTGGCTCGGTACGAATTCACGACCCGAAAGTCCAGACCAGGATGTTCGAAGCCATTGGTTTCAGCGAAGCTCAGGCCCGCGAGAAGTTTGGCTTTTTCATGGACGCGCTGGAGTACGGTACGCCACCCCACGGGGGCATCGCCTGGGGACTGGACCGGCTGGTGATGGTGATGTCGGGCGCGTCGAGTATTCGCGAGGTCATCGCCTTTCCGAAGAACAACCGTGGCAGCGATTTGATGGCCGAAGCACCCGGACCGGTCGAGGAAGCACAGCTCGCCGATCTCGGCCTGGCCCTTCGTCGCGATTGA
- a CDS encoding YqhA family protein: MANSSTHDRSGKPPTPFSRAVGQSRFIVLLAVIAVMLVAVSLFLLGTVQAAYSVWSAWSEVVGGKLNSTDLTVEFLEIVSVMLKAVVFYIIGVGLYSLFIAPLNLTVSLGVETLNDLESKVVSVVIVIMSITFLEHFIRWTEPIETLQFGVAFAVVVAALVFFQRYSHRAKEDQQAHHPDVQERAKKELFQEDHEEHMIRPEDIEGRGPSVQHDEER, translated from the coding sequence ATGGCTAATTCCAGTACACACGACCGTTCGGGTAAGCCGCCGACTCCCTTCAGCCGTGCGGTGGGCCAATCCCGTTTCATTGTGCTGTTGGCAGTGATCGCCGTGATGCTCGTCGCCGTGTCGCTCTTTTTGCTGGGTACCGTGCAGGCGGCTTACAGTGTGTGGTCTGCCTGGAGTGAGGTGGTTGGGGGAAAGCTCAATTCCACCGACCTGACCGTCGAGTTTCTGGAGATCGTCAGCGTCATGCTCAAGGCGGTGGTGTTCTACATCATCGGCGTCGGTCTGTACAGTCTGTTCATCGCGCCGCTCAACCTGACCGTGTCGTTGGGGGTAGAGACCCTCAACGACCTGGAAAGCAAGGTGGTCAGCGTGGTCATCGTGATCATGAGCATCACGTTCCTGGAACACTTCATTCGCTGGACTGAGCCCATTGAGACGTTGCAGTTCGGTGTGGCCTTTGCGGTCGTGGTCGCGGCACTGGTCTTTTTCCAGCGCTACAGTCACCGGGCCAAAGAGGACCAGCAGGCACACCATCCGGACGTGCAGGAACGGGCCAAAAAGGAATTGTTTCAGGAGGACCACGAAGAACACATGATTCGTCCGGAAGATATCGAGGGTCGGGGCCCGTCGGTCCAGCATGACGAGGAGCGTTGA
- a CDS encoding Rad52/Rad22 family DNA repair protein has translation MKLSDVQRRLAAPFPGHLVDWRAQAVSKDRKRALMVAFVNARAVMDRLDAVCPNDWSFEVEVVEQATTPTVKGRLTIFGTVREDIGEAGEGDAATLKAAVSDALKRCAVHFGVGRYLYDLPLQWTDWDDTRRTPMRAMQLPEWALPEPERTPGGAHLVQALEQLRFELPADLAVQREMYKHLRAALAALRPGEESGDQAA, from the coding sequence ATGAAACTGAGCGATGTCCAGAGACGGCTCGCCGCCCCTTTTCCAGGTCATTTGGTGGATTGGCGGGCTCAAGCGGTGAGCAAAGACAGAAAGCGCGCGCTGATGGTGGCCTTTGTCAATGCCCGGGCCGTCATGGACCGACTCGACGCAGTGTGCCCAAACGACTGGTCCTTCGAGGTCGAAGTCGTCGAGCAGGCCACAACGCCCACCGTCAAAGGACGACTCACCATATTCGGAACGGTCCGCGAAGACATCGGCGAAGCCGGCGAGGGCGACGCTGCCACGCTCAAGGCGGCCGTCAGCGACGCCTTGAAACGCTGCGCGGTCCATTTCGGCGTCGGCCGGTACCTGTATGACCTGCCCCTGCAGTGGACGGATTGGGATGACACCCGGCGCACACCCATGCGTGCCATGCAGTTACCCGAATGGGCACTGCCGGAGCCCGAGCGCACACCGGGGGGAGCCCACCTGGTGCAGGCCCTGGAGCAGCTTCGCTTCGAGCTGCCGGCCGACCTCGCCGTGCAGCGTGAAATGTACAAGCACTTGCGCGCGGCTCTCGCGGCCCTCAGACCAGGCGAAGAATCGGGCGATCAGGCCGCCTGA
- a CDS encoding IPT/TIG domain-containing protein has translation MLRVLLCSVLLLPALAGCAPRSQAVAGVTVTPVLIKVSESARVGEPVTVQGRYLGGPKTGRIRLGATENGNGGYLVPADAIVSWTDSQIVFRVPPGAPAGAFWLFIEVGDMRSTGLPYSIKE, from the coding sequence GTGTTGCGAGTTTTGCTCTGTTCTGTTTTGCTTTTGCCGGCGCTGGCAGGCTGCGCTCCGCGTTCTCAGGCTGTGGCGGGCGTCACCGTGACCCCGGTGCTGATCAAGGTCAGCGAATCGGCGCGGGTGGGAGAACCGGTCACCGTGCAGGGGCGTTACCTGGGAGGCCCCAAGACGGGCCGGATTCGTCTGGGCGCCACCGAAAACGGCAATGGCGGGTATCTGGTTCCTGCGGACGCCATCGTCAGCTGGACCGATTCGCAGATTGTCTTCCGTGTGCCGCCCGGGGCGCCGGCGGGCGCCTTCTGGCTGTTCATCGAAGTGGGTGACATGCGCTCGACGGGTTTGCCGTACAGCATCAAGGAATAG
- a CDS encoding AAA family ATPase translates to MITAISLQGFKSFADKARLDLGPGITAIIGPNGSGKSNVVEAMRWATHGARARELRAGRASELVFHGSGGKAPLGFAEVTLELRGLPTAARLNLARRVYRDGSAEQDLDGRPARARDIHGALRGSGLGPGGLAVIGQGEVSGVVQAEPRTLLGYLEEAADLSRLSAARDETHARLREADGSLDTLRLLEDELAQRVDVLAADARAARRARELALRELALRDALVRSRQEALAAEIETLRAGELQLAARSLEAAQALRQAQDEQEALREELAAATERRSAHRAALELLRAADEASRQAETYLNHLQGESSRFARERAGLELTAPDRAAPDLAALELTLRRTRDEAERLESECRSLERDLTRIRTVHAQASERLARVDAQQSTLRAEFERVEETLEQARLAREEARMALETAHMWCEAGEQGFEQLASGREAARSRLRDARSELQALSSARGPLQRERTRLDSLLASFARYGEGARNALKSGVPGIVGAVADLLEVPGDFETAVSAALGRRLEQVVVERAEVAREIIEHLKRVGGRATFLPLDLLRPRSRRDAVLLREPGVLGNLAELCPSAPAIVANVLLADSLLVQDARTATRLARIHAQRPRLVTLDGEVLEPGGALTGGRLRDSGTSHLADQRRLAELHDELASIESRERELGALLLELTAQLGELDTRYDALLRGREDAAHQERQREQQLSGAEAAVASAERTLDALRERLTAVPQNASSAAELPELAPREEALAALRVAAQTAREAERASQDAFSGARELTARWNTYRAALERAHAIDVRSTELGQATLHQRQLVQGARAEAARRRADLGGFDEGEVERLEQRRSQVTQRYTSLIGRQNRLRAELEEVRLTLARREAAVEDVPPGALLPGTSREWQSELTRVSRELAELGVVNARAETEYQSERQRLDALSVERQDAEDAAGELRRLLGEIERDAQAQLALAYARVQQAFVEYAGELLGGEGELLTERDERGYLVGLRLAVQPRGKRTRAMNLLSAGERTMAGLAFLFALGHATENRGLPLAVLDEVDAPLDEANIRRFTHFLQVFAARGAQFILVTHQKATMEVAHALWGVTTDSSGASRVLSIKHPSEAVASVTSAQ, encoded by the coding sequence ATGATCACCGCCATATCGCTGCAGGGCTTCAAAAGCTTCGCCGACAAAGCGCGCCTGGACCTGGGCCCGGGCATCACGGCCATCATCGGGCCCAACGGCAGCGGTAAAAGCAACGTGGTCGAGGCGATGCGCTGGGCCACCCACGGCGCCCGCGCGCGCGAGCTACGGGCTGGGCGGGCCAGTGAACTGGTGTTTCACGGCTCGGGAGGCAAAGCTCCGCTGGGATTCGCGGAAGTCACCCTCGAACTGCGCGGCCTGCCGACTGCCGCCCGGCTCAACCTCGCGCGCCGTGTCTATCGGGACGGCAGCGCCGAACAGGACCTCGACGGACGTCCGGCCCGGGCACGCGACATTCACGGCGCGTTGCGTGGCAGCGGACTGGGCCCCGGTGGCCTGGCGGTCATCGGCCAGGGTGAGGTCTCGGGCGTGGTACAGGCCGAACCTCGCACGCTGCTCGGCTATCTCGAAGAGGCCGCCGACCTGAGCCGCCTGAGTGCTGCGCGCGACGAGACGCACGCGCGGCTGCGCGAGGCCGACGGGTCGCTCGACACGCTGCGGCTGCTCGAAGACGAACTGGCGCAGCGCGTGGACGTGCTGGCTGCAGACGCCCGAGCGGCCCGGCGGGCGCGCGAACTGGCATTGCGCGAACTGGCGCTGCGTGACGCCCTGGTGCGGTCCCGTCAGGAAGCGCTCGCTGCCGAAATCGAAACCCTGCGCGCCGGAGAACTGCAGCTGGCCGCGCGCTCCCTCGAAGCGGCGCAAGCGTTGCGTCAGGCTCAGGACGAGCAGGAAGCGCTTCGTGAGGAGCTCGCCGCAGCGACTGAGCGGCGCAGCGCCCACCGTGCCGCCCTCGAGCTGCTGCGCGCGGCGGATGAGGCCAGCCGGCAGGCGGAGACGTACCTGAATCACCTGCAAGGCGAGTCGTCGCGGTTCGCCCGTGAACGCGCCGGGCTGGAACTGACGGCACCGGACCGCGCCGCGCCGGATCTGGCCGCGCTGGAGCTGACGCTTCGCCGGACACGTGATGAAGCCGAACGGCTGGAGAGCGAATGCCGATCCCTCGAACGTGACCTCACGCGAATTCGCACGGTCCACGCCCAGGCCTCCGAACGCCTGGCGCGAGTCGACGCGCAGCAGTCCACGTTGCGTGCCGAGTTCGAGCGGGTCGAGGAGACGCTCGAACAGGCGCGGCTGGCGCGGGAGGAGGCCCGTATGGCGCTCGAAACTGCCCACATGTGGTGTGAAGCGGGCGAGCAGGGCTTTGAACAACTGGCCAGTGGTCGCGAAGCGGCACGCTCGCGGTTGCGCGACGCCCGCTCAGAGCTGCAGGCCCTGTCGTCGGCCCGCGGCCCGCTGCAGCGCGAACGCACCCGCCTCGACAGTCTGCTGGCCAGCTTCGCTCGCTACGGCGAAGGTGCACGCAATGCGCTGAAAAGCGGCGTTCCCGGCATTGTCGGCGCCGTGGCCGACCTGCTGGAAGTACCCGGCGACTTCGAGACGGCCGTGTCGGCCGCGCTGGGGCGGCGCCTGGAGCAGGTGGTGGTCGAGCGTGCCGAGGTCGCACGGGAAATCATCGAGCACCTCAAACGGGTGGGTGGCCGGGCGACCTTTCTGCCGCTCGACCTGTTGCGGCCCCGCTCCCGGCGGGACGCTGTCCTGCTGCGCGAACCGGGCGTGCTGGGCAACCTGGCAGAGCTGTGTCCGAGCGCGCCCGCCATCGTTGCAAACGTGCTGCTCGCCGACAGCCTGCTGGTACAGGATGCCCGTACTGCCACCCGCCTGGCCCGCATTCACGCCCAGCGTCCACGGCTGGTGACCCTGGACGGCGAAGTGCTGGAGCCTGGAGGTGCGTTGACCGGTGGGCGCCTGCGTGATTCGGGTACCAGCCACCTCGCCGATCAGCGCCGCCTGGCCGAGCTGCACGACGAACTGGCGTCCATCGAGTCCCGCGAGCGTGAATTGGGTGCGCTGCTCCTTGAGCTCACGGCGCAGCTCGGTGAGCTCGACACCCGGTACGACGCGTTGCTGCGTGGACGTGAAGACGCTGCGCACCAGGAGCGTCAGCGCGAACAGCAGCTCAGCGGTGCCGAGGCGGCTGTCGCAAGTGCCGAACGCACCCTCGACGCGTTGAGGGAACGCCTCACGGCCGTGCCGCAGAACGCGTCTTCCGCGGCGGAGCTGCCCGAACTCGCACCCCGCGAGGAGGCCCTGGCCGCCCTGCGTGTGGCGGCCCAGACGGCACGGGAAGCCGAGCGGGCCTCCCAGGACGCCTTTTCGGGTGCACGTGAGCTGACGGCGCGTTGGAACACCTACCGCGCTGCCCTGGAGCGGGCGCACGCCATTGACGTGCGGAGCACGGAACTCGGACAGGCGACCCTGCACCAGCGCCAGCTGGTGCAGGGCGCACGCGCGGAGGCAGCCCGGCGGCGTGCCGACCTCGGCGGGTTTGACGAAGGTGAGGTCGAGCGTCTGGAGCAGCGGAGATCGCAGGTCACCCAGCGCTATACCAGCCTGATCGGACGCCAGAACAGACTGCGTGCGGAACTGGAAGAAGTCCGGCTGACGCTCGCGCGGCGCGAAGCAGCAGTGGAAGACGTGCCTCCCGGAGCGTTGCTGCCCGGCACGTCACGCGAGTGGCAAAGTGAGCTGACGCGGGTTTCGCGTGAGCTCGCCGAGTTGGGCGTCGTGAACGCCCGGGCCGAAACCGAGTACCAGTCCGAACGTCAGCGACTGGACGCCCTGAGCGTTGAGCGGCAGGACGCTGAAGACGCGGCAGGTGAACTGCGCCGCCTGCTGGGCGAGATCGAACGCGACGCCCAGGCCCAGCTGGCTCTCGCTTACGCCCGTGTACAGCAGGCCTTCGTGGAGTACGCCGGCGAATTGCTGGGCGGCGAGGGAGAACTGCTGACCGAGCGTGACGAACGCGGTTACTTGGTTGGGCTGCGTCTGGCAGTGCAGCCCCGCGGGAAGCGGACGCGTGCGATGAACCTTTTGTCGGCGGGTGAGCGCACGATGGCCGGTCTGGCGTTTCTGTTCGCGTTGGGCCACGCCACCGAAAACCGTGGGTTGCCGCTGGCCGTGCTCGACGAAGTGGACGCTCCGCTCGACGAAGCCAATATCCGGCGCTTCACGCATTTTCTGCAGGTCTTCGCGGCACGCGGGGCCCAGTTTATCCTGGTGACCCACCAGAAGGCGACCATGGAAGTGGCTCACGCTCTGTGGGGAGTCACCACGGACAGCAGCGGCGCATCGAGAGTTCTGAGCATCAAACACCCCTCCGAGGCCGTGGCGTCCGTGACTTCGGCGCAGTAG
- a CDS encoding tyrosine-type recombinase/integrase, whose protein sequence is MSTSLVPVSRWHHAENRRREALRAAHQQDAAVLIDLLQYYLSVKSRKAGLVSASTVRSYSLAVRDFLTFCGPADRPRHALNQLDTEVVEAYLRSLRERSLQLTSIRTYLYGVRALFRALHWAGAVGHDPARDVRPPFDPTPAHTRKPAIPLGQVARLLTLPRELAKDERVAWRDEVLLTLGVTLGLRASEMVALDVQDVDLQVMDVHIRRGKGGRARRVPLTRSVGALLDAWLRVRAQVSSAPSGGEAPLLISFRPGRPGARLSARGLSSIVNGYLAAAGLPKDMSGVHTLRRTAGTRLYRATRDLHVVSDLLGHASVTTSAIYAKMDTDIRREALERIESM, encoded by the coding sequence GTGTCCACGTCGCTCGTGCCCGTTTCTCGATGGCATCATGCCGAAAACCGCCGCCGGGAGGCTTTGCGGGCCGCGCATCAGCAGGACGCGGCGGTCCTGATCGACCTGCTGCAGTACTACCTGTCCGTCAAAAGCCGCAAAGCTGGACTGGTGAGCGCGTCCACCGTGCGCAGCTACAGCCTCGCCGTGCGTGACTTTCTGACGTTCTGTGGTCCCGCCGACCGACCGCGACACGCCCTGAACCAGCTCGACACGGAAGTCGTCGAGGCTTACCTGCGCTCGTTGCGCGAGCGCTCGCTTCAGCTCACCAGCATCCGGACTTACCTGTACGGAGTGCGGGCGCTGTTTCGCGCGCTGCACTGGGCAGGCGCGGTCGGCCATGACCCGGCGCGCGACGTCCGGCCACCGTTCGACCCGACACCCGCCCATACGCGCAAACCGGCCATCCCGCTGGGGCAGGTCGCGCGCCTGCTCACCCTGCCGCGCGAGTTGGCGAAAGACGAGCGTGTCGCGTGGCGTGACGAGGTACTGCTGACCCTCGGCGTCACCCTCGGACTGCGGGCCTCCGAAATGGTGGCGCTCGATGTGCAGGACGTCGACTTGCAGGTCATGGATGTGCACATCCGCCGGGGCAAGGGTGGCCGTGCACGCCGGGTGCCCCTCACACGCAGCGTGGGGGCGCTGCTCGACGCTTGGCTGCGTGTTCGTGCGCAGGTGTCCAGTGCACCGTCAGGCGGCGAAGCGCCCTTGCTGATCAGTTTCAGACCTGGCAGACCAGGCGCGCGTCTGAGCGCTCGCGGGCTGTCGAGCATTGTGAACGGGTATCTGGCCGCGGCTGGCCTGCCCAAGGACATGTCCGGCGTTCACACCTTGCGCCGGACGGCCGGAACGCGACTGTACCGGGCAACCCGGGATTTGCACGTGGTGTCCGATCTTCTGGGGCACGCCTCGGTGACGACCAGCGCCATCTACGCCAAAATGGACACGGACATCCGCCGGGAAGCGCTCGAGCGCATCGAATCCATGTAA
- the hisS gene encoding histidine--tRNA ligase, translating into MALLQRPKGTQDQLPEGSPKLEPMTSERWHRFVTSTAQNVIERSGAQFISTPMFEYVEVVRRGVGGSTDIVRKEMFTVSYFEERDKYVLRPEGTAPIARAFLENGLKQLPSPLRLWTHGPMFRAENVQKGRLRQFHQVDYEVIGSPDPLVDAEAIALMVEVFAQLGVRGTRVQLGSVGDPEDRARYNGYLQTLFTAHEARLSADSIDRLQRNPMRILDSKDKGDRALLNELRPLPMLDFLGPQAAAHFQAVQGYLTSWGVPFEVDPTIVRGLDYYNRTAWEIHHTGIGAQSALGGGGRYDGLIGQLGGQETPAVGWAFGVERALIALGHEGAQLPAAKGPLLYVVALDEELLGAAAGLALQARRFGRAEFGVRARKPGAALGEAVKKGAHFAALLGSEEAHNGTVSLKNLVTGEQQSVAQSDLGRLLEGVMQ; encoded by the coding sequence ATGGCCTTATTGCAGCGACCGAAGGGCACACAGGACCAGTTGCCCGAGGGTTCACCAAAGCTCGAACCGATGACCAGCGAGCGCTGGCACCGTTTCGTGACCAGCACGGCGCAGAACGTGATCGAGCGTTCGGGTGCCCAGTTCATCTCGACGCCGATGTTCGAGTACGTCGAGGTTGTGCGGCGCGGCGTGGGCGGCTCGACTGACATCGTTCGCAAGGAGATGTTCACGGTGTCGTACTTCGAGGAACGTGACAAGTACGTTCTGCGCCCGGAAGGCACCGCTCCGATTGCACGTGCCTTTCTCGAGAATGGCCTCAAGCAGCTGCCCTCTCCCCTGCGGCTGTGGACCCACGGTCCGATGTTTCGGGCGGAGAACGTCCAGAAAGGCCGTCTTAGACAGTTTCATCAGGTGGACTACGAGGTGATCGGTTCGCCCGATCCGCTCGTCGATGCCGAGGCGATCGCACTGATGGTCGAGGTGTTTGCGCAGCTGGGCGTGCGCGGCACCCGGGTGCAGCTGGGCTCGGTGGGCGACCCTGAGGACCGCGCGCGCTACAACGGGTATCTGCAAACATTATTCACGGCGCACGAAGCGCGGTTGAGCGCTGATTCCATCGACCGCCTGCAGCGCAACCCCATGCGGATTCTCGACAGCAAGGACAAGGGCGACCGTGCGCTGCTGAACGAACTCCGTCCGCTACCCATGCTGGACTTTCTGGGACCGCAGGCAGCCGCGCACTTTCAGGCGGTCCAGGGATATCTGACTTCGTGGGGCGTGCCTTTTGAGGTAGACCCAACGATTGTGCGCGGGCTCGATTACTACAACCGCACGGCCTGGGAAATCCACCACACCGGCATTGGCGCGCAGAGTGCCTTGGGTGGTGGCGGGCGGTACGACGGTCTGATCGGTCAACTGGGTGGTCAGGAGACGCCGGCCGTCGGATGGGCATTTGGTGTCGAGCGTGCCCTCATCGCGCTGGGACACGAAGGCGCCCAGTTGCCCGCCGCCAAAGGCCCGTTGTTGTATGTCGTGGCGCTGGACGAGGAGCTGTTGGGCGCTGCCGCCGGACTCGCCTTGCAGGCCCGCCGCTTCGGACGGGCCGAGTTTGGTGTGCGCGCCCGCAAGCCGGGCGCCGCCCTCGGTGAGGCCGTCAAAAAAGGTGCACATTTTGCAGCGCTGCTGGGTTCTGAAGAAGCGCACAACGGCACGGTCAGCCTCAAAAATCTTGTCACGGGCGAGCAGCAGTCGGTCGCGCAAAGCGACCTCGGCCGCCTGCTCGAAGGAGTAATGCAGTGA